In a single window of the Agrobacterium vitis genome:
- the sufC gene encoding Fe-S cluster assembly ATPase SufC yields MLEIRNLHARIAEDGTEIIRGLNLTVKAGEVAAIMGPNGSGKSTLSYILSGRSDYEVTEGEILYNGESILELDPAERAAKGIFLAFQYPVEIPGVATMQFLKVAMNEQRKARGEAELTTPDFMRRVKEAAAELKINPDMLKRPLNVGFSGGEKKRAEILQMALLAPQLCILDETDSGLDIDALKIVADGVNALKSPDRATIVITHYQRLLDYIVPDTVHVLYKGQIIKTGDKSLALDLEANGYADIIGEAA; encoded by the coding sequence ATGCTTGAAATCAGAAACCTTCACGCCCGGATCGCGGAAGATGGCACGGAGATCATCCGTGGCCTCAACCTGACCGTCAAGGCTGGCGAAGTGGCGGCGATCATGGGGCCGAATGGGTCGGGCAAATCGACGCTGTCCTACATTCTTTCGGGCCGCTCGGACTATGAAGTCACCGAGGGTGAGATCCTCTATAACGGTGAGAGCATTCTGGAGCTTGACCCGGCCGAGCGCGCTGCCAAGGGCATTTTCCTGGCCTTCCAATACCCGGTCGAAATTCCGGGCGTTGCCACCATGCAGTTTCTGAAAGTGGCGATGAATGAACAGCGCAAGGCGCGCGGCGAAGCGGAACTGACGACGCCGGATTTCATGCGCCGGGTCAAGGAAGCGGCTGCCGAATTGAAGATCAACCCTGACATGCTGAAGCGTCCGCTGAATGTCGGTTTTTCCGGTGGTGAGAAGAAGCGTGCGGAAATCCTGCAAATGGCGCTGTTGGCGCCGCAGCTTTGCATTCTGGATGAAACCGATAGTGGTCTCGATATCGATGCGCTGAAGATCGTTGCCGATGGCGTCAATGCGTTGAAGTCACCGGATCGCGCCACCATCGTCATCACCCACTATCAGCGCCTGCTGGATTACATCGTGCCGGACACGGTCCATGTTCTCTACAAGGGCCAGATCATCAAGACCGGCGACAAGAGCCTGGCGCTCGATCTGGAAGCCAATGGCTATGCCGATATCATCGGCGAAGCGGCCTGA